Proteins co-encoded in one Nematostella vectensis unplaced genomic scaffold, jaNemVect1.1, whole genome shotgun sequence genomic window:
- the LOC125560843 gene encoding uncharacterized protein LOC125560843 yields the protein MAKLLRDVKVFFTKDINLERKGSPISPSTWTKANERILCYLGFCRDTLHYKDISPDLFLRTRLLERYLDYLKTDRKLASSTLANHAASLIYPAKFLNREHAVTLYRDVKVVSQLRGACNAFQRQARAAQPTQEDLVNANKWLPWDEVIHCVDMQTERFDMARSQSAKARESRNLLSIALFVLIPPSRGQEIRTLRIAPSGDREHVQGLNSLVLNSDGTLMFRFEDYKTYGSHGVDVTNLLEDHRLNVIIREYLDKYRDILLDASDDGTTNNFLLLKSYDSSVSNYISSKGSLIFLELVIVG from the exons ATGGCTAAGCTTTTAAGAGATGTTAAGGTTTTTTTCACCAAAGACATTAATTTGGAAAGAAAAGGGTCGCCCATTTCTCCCTCGACCTGGACGAAGGCAAATGAGAGAATTCTAt gTTATCTTGGGTTCTGTAGAGACACGCTTCATTACAAAGACATCAGCCCAGATCTATTTTTAAGAACACGGTTACTCGAAAGGTATCTGGATTATTTAAAG ACGGACAGGAAGCTTGCATCGTCTACCCTAG CCAATCACGCTGCCTCCTTGATCTACCCAGCAAAATTCTTGAACCGAGAACACGCCGTCACCCTCTACAGGGATGTCAAAGTCGTTTCGCAGCTGAGGGGTGCCTGCAATGCGTTTCAGAGGCAGGCCCGCGCTGCGCAGCCCACGCAAGAGGACCTTGTCAATGCAAATAAGTGGTTGCCATG GGATGAGGTGATTCATTGTGTGGACATGCAGACAGAAAGATTTGACATGGCACGCTCACAG AGTGCCAAGGCTAGGGAGAGCAGGAATCTGCTGTCGATCGCGCTTTTCGTATTGATACCTCCTTCCAGAGGACAAGAGATCCGGACACTGCGAATTGCCCCGTCCGGTGACAGAGAACACGTCCAGGGACTGAATTCATTAGTCTTGAATTCAGATGGCACCCTCATGTTCAGATTCGAGGATTACAAAACATATGGCTCTCATGGGGTTGATGTCACAAATTTGCTA GAAGATCACAGATTGAACGTCATCATAAGGGAATATCTGGACAAATACAGAGATATTCTTCTCGACGCCTCTGACGATGGCACAACCAACAATTTTCTTCTCCTGAAAAGTTATGACTCTTCAGTTTCCAATTATATTTCTTCAAAGGGCTCACTGATCTTCTTGGAACTAGTGATTGTTGGATAG